The Cryptococcus gattii WM276 chromosome B, complete sequence genome has a segment encoding these proteins:
- a CDS encoding DNA binding protein Ncp1, putative (Similar to TIGR gene model, INSD accession AAW41547.1) has product MDRFSGDSLDASTQQQSNIGLSTPQRVVPEFEPTTMAIAPANSEHDTLLANRAADLNLNNRPASRNTRRSSRANGIKAGAGKGVWDLEDGENSGSKGMSDYAGRDGDRASMNRGENGNNPGLGSVLDADPKVFRDETYDDTGRPNMSLRPSRSYIKPVPIVTTYDPQLPDGGSIKRRSVAGSVQSPSNKRPSSRAASIDNEPLQKSMSPRRESKTGSVRSNAYVADYHSNDHENQPPRLPSRTASARNRQFNEAGVAGVGAAVGGLAVGEVVSQQRQRELQGGNSRRNSGVALQDSGAVPRATTTFEEPSDQQGPAARAVSPRPQSAFGHRPQPQLLAINEGQGEYQQQDGRDSRAGVLGRNGTVISRANTLGRNGTLSRGANGGTIGSRKGAFGRGAGASIGTQPEEVLGRDDIHTRAELSERILDDATLHRLSTMEKKDARRLTKIIKKEAKTEAQAVQTSIKELERICALQKEAATAERKSQLRLTKWTTREHKARMRFLKEKERYERIEGELRNAENDFEERRDHAAGLTAQVAEKTQDLDDLRAQKAADDREREVKILALKNPAHS; this is encoded by the exons ATGGATAGATTTTCCGGTGACTCACTCGACGCATCCACACAGCAGCAGTCCAATATTGGCTTGTCAACCCCTCAGCGTGTAGTCCCAGAATTCGAGCCTACCACCATGGCAATTGCCCCAGCCAACTCCGAGCATGATACTCTACTGGCCAACAGAGCCGCAGATCTCAACCTCAACAATAGGCCAGCCAGCCGAAACACTCGCCGCAGCTCTCGTGCAAATGGGATTAAAGCTGGAGCGGGAAAAGGGGTTTGGGATCTCGAAGACGGAGAGAACAGTGGAAGTAAAGGCATGTCTGATTACGCTGGCAGGGATGGAGACAGGGCCTCTATGAACCGTGGTGAGAACGGTAACAACCCTGGGCTGGGATCTGTTCTGGATGCGGATCCCAAGGTCTTCCGAGACGAGACTTATGATGATACTGGAAGACCCAA CATGAGTTTGCGTCCCTCTAGATCTTACATCAAACCTGTCCCTATCGTCACCACCTACGACCCTCAGCTCCCTGATGGCGGTTCGATCAAGCGAAGATCCGTTGCCGGATCAGTTCAGTCCCCCAGTAACAAACGTCCATCTTCTCGCGCCGCTTCCATTGACAATGAGCCTCTGCAAAAGTCCATGAGCCCTAGGCGCGAATCCAAGACTGGCTCCGTCCGCTCTAACGCCTATGTGGCAGATTATCATTCTAACGACCATGAGAATCAACCCCCTCGTCTTCCTTCTAGGACCGCCTCTGCACGCAACCGCCAGTTTAACGAGGCTGGGGTTGCTGGAGTAGGTGCTGCCGTCGGAGGGCTTGCTGTTGGTGAAGTTGTCTCTCAACAGCGTCAGCGAGAGCTTCAAGGAGGCAATTCGAGGCGTAACAGCGGAGTTGCCTTGCAGGACAGCGGAGCTGTGCCCCGTGCCACGACGACGTTTGAAGAGCCTTCCGATCAACAGGGTCCTGCCGCACGAGCTGTATCTCCCCGCCCTCAGTCCGCCTTTGGCCATCGTCCCCAGCCGCAACTCCTGGCAATCAATGAAGGCCAGGGCGAATATCAGCAGCAAGACGGTAGGGATTCTAGGGCTGGTGTCCTCGGTAGGAACGGTACAGTCATAAGTCGAGCCAATACTCTGGGAAGGAACGGGACTTTGTCAAGGGGTGCCAATGGAGGGACGATTGGCAGCCGAAAAGGTGCTTTCGGTAGAGGCGCGGGCGCTAGTATTGGTACTCAGCCTGAGGAGGTTCTGGGTAGGGA TGACATCCATACTCGTGCTGAACTTTCAGAAAGAATTCTGGATGATGCCACTCTTCATCGCCTTTCTACTATGG AGAAAAAGGATGCTCGTCGCTTGACAAAGATCATCAAAAAGGAAGCTAAAACTGAAGCGCAAGCAGTTCAAACCTCTATCAAAGAGCTTGAGCGTATCTGCGCCCTTCAGAAGGAGGCTGCCACTGCTGAGCGCAAGTCTCAGCTTCGTCTTACAAAGTGGACTACCAGAGAACACAAAGCTAGGATGCGATTCttgaaagagaaagagaggtATGAAAGGATTGAAGGCGAGTTGAGGAATGCCGAAAATGATTTCGAGGAGCGAAGGGATCATGCAGCGGGGTTGACAGCCCAGGTAGCTGAAAAG ACGCAAGATCTTGATGATCTACGAGCTCAGAAAGCTGCGGATGACCGTGAACGAGAAGTCAAGATTTTGGCCCTCAAGAACCCGGCCCATAGTTAA